The Malus domestica chromosome 06, GDT2T_hap1 genome has a segment encoding these proteins:
- the LOC103405981 gene encoding AT-hook motif nuclear-localized protein 1-like: MEGREGVNSSGVTVVGSDAPSDYHVAPRSENPTHNAGSTPQAPVAPPQAAAGSMPMKKKRGRPRKYGPDGSVTMALSPKPISSSAPPPPPVIDFSAEKRGKVKPSSVSKTKYEVENLGEWVACSVGANFTPHIITVNSGEDVMMKIISFSQQGPRAICVLSANGVISSVTLRQPDSSGGTLTYEGRFEILSLSGSFMPNETGGTRSRSGGMSVSLASPDGRVVGGGVAGLLVAASPVQVVVGSFLSGNQHEQKPKKQKHDYISNATPTMAVPISSAEPKPNFSSSTSFRGDNWSSLPSDSKNKTDINVSLPGGVM; the protein is encoded by the exons ATGGAGGGTAGGGAAGGTGTGAATAGTAGTGGGGTTACAGTTGTGGGATCAGATGCTCCATCAGACTACCATGTCGCTCCAAGGTCCGAAAACCCGACCCACAACGCCGGATCAACACCTCAGGCGCCGGTTGCTCCGCCACAGGCGGCGGCAGGGTCTATGccgatgaagaagaagagagggagGCCAAGGAAGTATGGACCGGACGGGAGTGTCACCATGGCTCTGTCACCGAAGCCCATATCGTCCTCTgcaccgccgccgccgccggtGATCGATTTCTCGGCGGAGAAGCGTGGGAAAGTGAAGCCAAGCTCAGTGAGCAAAACCAAGTACGAGGTGGAGAATTTAG GTGAATGGGTTGCATGCTCAGTCGGTGCTAATTTTACACCCCATATCATCACTGTTAACTCCGGCGAG GATGTCATGATGAAGATTATATCCTTTTCTCAACAAGGTCCTCGAGCTATATGCGTGCTCTCTGCCAATGGTGTTATTTCAAGTGTGACTCTTCGTCAGCCTGATTCTTCTGGTGGTACATTGACATATGAG GGCCGTTTCGAGATATTGTCTTTGTCTGGTTCATTTATGCCCAATGAAACGGGAGGGACAAGAAGCAGATCAGGTGGGATGAGCGTTTCTTTGGCAAGTCCAGATGGGCGTGTTGTAGGTGGTGGAGTGGCTGGTCTGTTAGTAGCTGCAAGTCCTGTGCAG GTTGTAGTTGGCAGTTTTCTATCGGGAAACCAGCATGAGCAGAAGCCCAAGAAGCAGAAACACGATTACATCTCTAATGCAACACCAACTATGGCTGTTCCTATTTCGAGCGCTGAACCAAAACCAAACTTCTCATCCTCAACTTCTTTCCGTGGAGATAATTGGTCTTCACTGCCATCAGATTCAAAAAACAAGACTGACATTAATGTATCGTTGCCAGGAGGCGTAATGTGA